One region of Paraburkholderia acidiphila genomic DNA includes:
- a CDS encoding glutamine synthetase family protein, protein MHEIDEFLKKHHITEIEAIIPDMAGIARGKIIPRSKFESGESMRLPQAVMIQTVTGDYPEDGSLTGVTDPDMVCVPDPSTIRIIPWAIDPTAQVIHDCVHFDGSPVEISPRRVLRRVLELYEAKGWKPVIAPELEFYLVDMNKDPDIPLTPPIGRTGRPETGRQAYSIEAVNEFDPLFEDIYEYCDIQGLEVDTLIHEVGAAQMEINFLHGDPLNLADRVFLFKRTVREAALRHHMYATFMAKPMENEPGSAMHIHQSLVSAESGQNLFTGSDGKPTDMFYAYIAGQQKYTPALMPIFAPYINSYRRLSRFMAAPINVAWGYDNRTVGFRVPYSSPAARRVENRIPGVDTNPYLAIAATLAAGYLGMTQHLKPTEPLVSDGYSLPYQLPRNLEEGLTLMSASEPLMGILGEKFVRAYLALKETEYEAYFRVISSWERKHLLLHV, encoded by the coding sequence ATGCATGAAATCGACGAATTCCTGAAAAAGCACCACATCACCGAAATCGAAGCGATCATCCCCGACATGGCGGGCATTGCGCGCGGCAAGATCATCCCGCGCAGCAAGTTCGAATCGGGTGAATCGATGCGCTTGCCGCAAGCCGTGATGATCCAGACCGTGACGGGCGATTACCCCGAAGACGGCAGCCTCACCGGCGTCACCGATCCCGACATGGTGTGCGTGCCCGACCCGTCGACGATCCGCATCATTCCGTGGGCCATCGACCCCACCGCGCAGGTGATCCACGACTGCGTACACTTCGACGGCTCGCCCGTCGAGATCTCGCCGCGCCGCGTGCTGCGCCGCGTGCTCGAACTCTACGAGGCAAAGGGCTGGAAGCCTGTCATTGCGCCGGAACTCGAGTTCTATCTCGTCGACATGAACAAGGACCCGGACATTCCGCTCACGCCGCCGATCGGCCGCACGGGCCGTCCCGAAACGGGCCGCCAGGCGTATTCGATCGAAGCGGTGAACGAGTTCGATCCGCTCTTTGAAGACATCTACGAGTACTGCGATATTCAGGGCCTCGAAGTCGATACGCTGATTCACGAAGTGGGCGCGGCGCAGATGGAGATCAACTTCCTCCACGGCGATCCGCTCAACCTCGCCGACCGCGTGTTCCTGTTCAAGCGCACGGTGCGTGAAGCGGCACTGCGTCACCACATGTATGCCACCTTCATGGCCAAGCCCATGGAGAACGAGCCGGGCTCGGCCATGCACATTCACCAGAGCCTCGTCTCGGCGGAAAGCGGCCAGAACCTCTTCACGGGCTCGGACGGCAAACCGACCGACATGTTCTACGCGTATATCGCCGGTCAGCAGAAGTACACGCCCGCGCTGATGCCGATCTTCGCGCCGTACATCAACTCGTATCGCCGCCTGTCGCGTTTCATGGCCGCGCCGATCAACGTGGCGTGGGGTTACGACAACCGCACCGTGGGGTTCCGCGTGCCGTATTCGTCGCCGGCCGCGCGCCGTGTGGAAAACCGCATTCCGGGCGTGGACACGAATCCGTACCTCGCGATCGCGGCGACGCTCGCGGCCGGTTACCTCGGCATGACGCAGCACCTCAAGCCCACGGAACCGCTCGTGAGCGACGGCTATTCGCTGCCCTACCAGTTGCCGCGCAACCTCGAAGAAGGCCTCACGTTGATGAGCGCGAGCGAACCGCTCATGGGCATCCTCGGCGAGAAGTTCGTGCGCGCCTACCTCGCGCTGAAGGAAACCGAATACGAAGCGTATTTCCGCGTGATCAGTTCGTGGGAACGCAAGCACCTGCTGCTGCACGTGTAA
- a CDS encoding aspartate aminotransferase family protein has translation MSYRIDAPASALQEVPTTLRAQATRTTRSTSEYRALDAAHHIHPFSDMGSLNKAGSRVIVKAKGVYLWDSEGNQIIDGMAGLWCVNVGYGRKELADAAYEQMQELPFYNTFFKTTHPPIIELSALLAQLSPEPFNHFFYCNSGSEGNDTVLRIVHQYWLTQGKSSKKVVISRKNAYHGSTIAGGTLGGMGYMHEQMPSKVENIVHIDQPYFYGEALGNMSPEEFGLARAQQLEAKILEVGAENVAAFIGEPFQGAGGVIFPPSTYWPEIQRICRKYDVLLCADEVIGGFGRTGEWFAHQHFGFEPDLITMAKGLTSGYVPMGAVGIHDRVAKALIENGDFNHGLTYSGHPVAAAVAVANLKLLRDEGIVTRVKNDTGPYFQQRLRETFANHPIIGDISGAGLVAGLQLAEDPKARKRFANGGDVGTLCRDFCFNGNLIMRATGDRMLLSPPLVVTRGEIDEIVSKAKKAIDATAQQLGLS, from the coding sequence ATGAGCTACCGAATCGACGCCCCCGCAAGCGCCCTGCAGGAAGTGCCGACGACACTGCGCGCCCAGGCCACGCGCACGACGCGCTCGACGAGCGAATACCGTGCGCTGGACGCCGCGCATCACATCCACCCGTTCTCGGACATGGGTTCGCTGAACAAGGCGGGCAGCCGTGTGATCGTGAAGGCGAAAGGCGTGTACCTGTGGGACTCGGAAGGCAACCAGATCATCGACGGCATGGCCGGGCTCTGGTGCGTGAACGTGGGCTACGGCCGCAAGGAACTGGCCGACGCCGCTTACGAGCAGATGCAGGAACTGCCGTTCTACAACACGTTCTTCAAGACCACGCACCCGCCGATTATTGAGTTGTCGGCACTGCTCGCGCAGCTTTCGCCCGAGCCGTTCAACCACTTCTTCTATTGCAACAGCGGCTCCGAAGGCAACGACACGGTGCTGCGCATCGTGCATCAGTACTGGCTCACGCAAGGCAAGTCCTCGAAGAAGGTGGTCATCTCGCGCAAGAACGCGTATCACGGTTCGACGATCGCGGGCGGCACGCTGGGCGGCATGGGCTACATGCACGAGCAGATGCCCTCGAAGGTCGAGAACATCGTGCACATCGACCAGCCGTACTTCTACGGCGAGGCGCTTGGCAACATGTCGCCCGAGGAGTTCGGTCTCGCGCGTGCGCAGCAACTCGAAGCGAAGATTCTCGAAGTGGGCGCGGAGAACGTGGCTGCCTTTATCGGCGAGCCGTTCCAGGGCGCGGGCGGCGTGATCTTCCCGCCCTCGACCTACTGGCCGGAAATTCAGCGCATTTGCCGCAAGTACGACGTCCTGCTCTGCGCCGACGAAGTGATCGGCGGCTTCGGCCGCACCGGCGAATGGTTCGCGCATCAGCACTTCGGCTTCGAGCCGGATCTCATCACGATGGCCAAGGGCCTCACGAGCGGCTACGTGCCGATGGGCGCGGTGGGCATTCACGACCGCGTGGCGAAAGCGCTCATCGAGAACGGCGACTTCAATCACGGCCTCACGTACTCGGGGCATCCGGTCGCTGCCGCCGTGGCCGTTGCGAACCTCAAGCTGCTGCGCGACGAAGGCATCGTCACGCGCGTGAAGAACGACACCGGCCCGTACTTCCAGCAACGTCTGCGCGAGACCTTCGCCAATCATCCGATCATCGGTGACATCTCGGGTGCGGGCCTCGTAGCGGGTCTGCAGCTCGCGGAAGATCCGAAGGCGCGCAAGCGCTTCGCGAATGGCGGCGACGTGGGCACGTTGTGCCGCGACTTCTGCTTCAACGGCAACCTCATCATGCGCGCCACGGGCGACCGCATGCTGCTCTCGCCGCCGCTCGTGGTCACGCGCGGCGAGATCGATGAAATCGTGTCGAAGGCGAAGAAAGCCATCGACGCAACTGCGCAACAACTGGGTCTCTCTTAA
- a CDS encoding gamma-glutamyl-gamma-aminobutyrate hydrolase family protein has translation MRTRPLVGVTADRTMMGAHASHVAGEKYIGAAVGGAGALAFVLPALGERQAASDILEAVDGLLFTGSYSNVEPHRYGGPASEAGTLHDPARDATTLPLMRAAIEAGVPVLAICRGFQEMNVVFGGTLHQQVHNVARYDDHRENKDDPLDTQYGPAHALKLVEGGLLQRLAGGAREARVNSLHGQGVERLGAGLVAEAFAPDGLIEAVSVANARNFALGVQWHPEWKYADDALSTAIFHAFGEACRNHMLARIPGGAGHDVAHAPRAAHA, from the coding sequence ATGCGAACCAGACCATTAGTTGGCGTCACTGCCGACCGCACGATGATGGGAGCGCACGCGTCACACGTTGCCGGCGAGAAGTACATCGGCGCAGCGGTAGGCGGCGCAGGCGCACTCGCCTTCGTGCTGCCCGCTCTTGGCGAACGGCAGGCTGCGTCCGACATTCTCGAAGCCGTGGATGGACTGCTTTTCACGGGCAGCTATTCGAACGTCGAGCCGCATCGCTATGGCGGCCCGGCGAGCGAGGCCGGCACGCTGCACGACCCCGCTCGCGACGCCACGACGCTGCCGCTCATGCGCGCCGCGATCGAGGCTGGCGTGCCGGTGCTTGCCATCTGCCGCGGCTTTCAGGAGATGAACGTGGTGTTCGGCGGCACGCTGCATCAGCAGGTGCATAACGTCGCACGCTACGACGACCATCGCGAGAACAAGGACGATCCGCTCGACACGCAATACGGTCCGGCGCACGCGTTGAAGCTCGTGGAAGGCGGTCTGCTGCAACGGCTCGCGGGCGGCGCACGCGAAGCACGCGTGAATTCGTTGCACGGCCAGGGCGTCGAGCGGCTGGGTGCGGGCCTCGTGGCCGAGGCATTCGCACCCGACGGCCTCATCGAAGCCGTGAGCGTGGCGAACGCGCGCAACTTCGCGCTTGGCGTGCAATGGCACCCCGAGTGGAAATACGCCGACGACGCGCTGTCCACCGCCATCTTCCACGCGTTCGGCGAGGCCTGCCGCAACCACATGCTGGCTCGAATACCGGGCGGGGCCGGACACGACGTGGCGCACGCGCCGCGCGCCGCCCACGCCTGA